The window AAGCATTCTTTTACGGCTAAAAGCTGTTGTGAAATTGCTTTATTGTATTTCATTCCAAACGATATTTTTCCATGGTTCGAACAAAAAACACTGTTGTTCTCTCTTGTTGCATCAATTCCATTGCTGATAGCATAAATAACTTTTTCATCCCCATATGTGAAAGCTATCTCTTCTTCACTCGTTATTCCATTTAGTAAAGACATGATCATCGTATTTTCTCCCACTTGATTGTGTATGTCTCGAATTGCCTGTGGAAGATGATTATACTTTACGGAAACAATGATTAGATCTGCCGGGACCGTTACTTCGTCAGGGGTAATGAAAACAAATGGAATACTTTCCCCATTTACATACACCCCTTCCGCTTCGTAACGAGATTTTCTTTCCTTATCTACTAATACTCGTAAGTTCACATCATTTACTTGCCTCAAGAGATTTCCATATACACTACCTATCGCACCTAATCCTATTAACGTTATATTCATAATTGTTCTCCTTACTGTAAGTATTTATATATTTCCTCCCCAATTTGAGAAATAATTCGTTTCGAAAGTAAATCATCTTCATCCTTTGATAGAATCGTTGCAATAAACTTGCGATCACCTACATAAAAAATTCCTACGTCATGACGAGTTCCCGGAATCCAGCCTGTCTTATTAGCTAACTCCCATGGCGTCATTCCATGATCAAAATCAGAATATGGAGATGGTAATTTCTCTGGTAAACAATCACGTACCTGTTGTTTTTTCATCACATCTACCATTCGTCCACTTGCTGGATCACTCACTAAATCTCCTGTAGCCATCTTATGTAAAAGTGTAGCTATGTCCACTGCAGCTATACGATTCGCACCCTTCGGATTAGACCTACTCAACATGAGCTTGTTATAAAAAGTACTATAAACCATACCAGCTTCTTTCATCGCATTTTGAATATTCACTACTCCTATAAGGTCGATTAATAGATTAGTTGCCGTATTATCACTTTGAATAATCATCAGCATAATGATGTCTTGAAGTGGAAGGGATAACCCCGGAGTAAAATGCTGAAGTACACCCGATCCTCCCACATAATCTTTTCCATCGAGAATGATTAAATCCGTTAAGGCCAAGTCTCCACTTTCCACTGCACTATAAACCGAAGCCATGATAGGTACCTTAATCACACTTGCCGCATAAAAAAGCTCCTGTTCGTTATGCTCCCATTTCTCCCCTGAATTTAAATCCTCTAGAACGATACCCCAAGTCCCTTTTGACGGTGCAATCAATTTCTCAATCTTGCTCACAAGCTCCTCCATAGTTCATCCCCCTATAGTAAATCTATTTGTTTTATTATAGACTATTTGTGAATATATTTTTTGAAAATTACATTTTTAGATGGAGCACACAACTAATGAGACAACAACTACTATTAATACAACAAGTAATTGATTATATAGACAATCAAATAAAAGAAGAAATTCATCCTGAAAACCTTGCAAAGCTTATTGGATATTCTCCTTTTCATTTTTATCGGATATTCCAACAAACAACTGGTTACACCGTTATGGATTATGTACAAAAAAGAAAGCTACAATTTGCTTTGTTTGAGTTACTCCAAGGGGAGAAGATTATCGATATCGCATTAGAATATGGATTCAAAACGCATGCTGGTTTTACTAAAGCTTTTAAACGCTGCTTTGGTAGTCCTCCGAGTCTTTATAAATTGCATTGTCCGGTTTCATTGCCCCAGAAATTAGATTTAAATAGCCTCCATCAAAAGAAAACAGGCGGAATAGTACTGCAGCCTAAGATAATTTCTAAACCCCCTTTTGAAGTTGCAGGAAAAACGTTTGACAGTCGCTTAGAGAAGGTGTTTTTTACAAGAGATGCCCCTGCTTTTTGGGAGCAAAGAATTTCTTCCGATGAATCTATCGAGACAACATTATACAATCTCTTATCACCAAAAGAACACGGAGAGTATTGCCTTAATCTAAGTGGGTCAGAGTATAAGAATAGCTTCACTTATTTATTTGCAGTGAATTACGATAAAGGGACACCTATACCAGAAGGAATCACTATGTTGCAGATCAAAGCCACAAATTATGCCGTTTTTAAAACTCCTCTAGTAAATGTAGATCAATTTGTTGCTTCTATTAAAGGAACTTGGCGATATATTTTAGAAGACTGGCTACCCCACTCTCTTTATGAGGTGGATGAGGACAGCTACGACTTTGAGTACTATGATGAACATTGTCATGACTGGGAATACGAAAAAATATATATGGAGATTTACTTGCCGATTAAAGAGAGGGATAGTCTAAAATAAGCACTAATAAATACCGTTATCCATTTGAAGATTACTTACCAGAATACATGCACCGTAATACTATACATAAACAGAAGGTAATTGAGTAATCTACTATACTAAGCAGTAGAAAAGAGACTAAAATGAAAAAGATTGAATCTAACCATTTCGTAAATCATCTATATATCAAAAAACAAATGAGTAGGAAAAAAACGATTATGATTTTCCATGGATGGGGATCGAGTGTTCATAATTATAAACGACCTGCAGAAAATCTTTCGACGCTTGGTTTCAAAATCATTGTTCCAGAAATAATATTTCACGATAGCAGAAGTAAGTTCGAAAATCATTTTCTGAAAGAAGTTACTCAAAAATACTTCTGGAAGACAATTTTTAGAAGTATTGATGAAGCTTCACTCCTTTTTGAAGAATTAGGCATTCTTAAGGAAGATACTATTCTTATGGGGATATCTATGGGAGGATTTATTGCAAATGGGATATATGCAAATGGTCAAAATTTTGCTGGCTTAGTTAATATTAATGGATCCGGGTCATTTCTTTTGTCAGAAAAAATTTTCCGACAAAATGACCACCGTCCGAGGTTGTCGATTGCAGAGACTAAAGAAATAAATATCTATAATCCAATTGATAAAATCGCATGCCCTTCCCCCATATTATTAATGCACGGAGAACAAGATACTATTGTTTCAATTGAAGGTCAGAAAGATTACTTTAACTTTTTGACTGAAAGTGATACTGTACATGATGTAATTTTTAATATATACAAAAATGTAAACCACTCCTTTTCTGAAGAAATGATGGAGAACTTAAAACAATGGTTAGTAAAGAAATTCTAAGTGACAATAGATATATGCAAAAGTATAAAGCATCAGTCCTAGAACCGATGCTTTTTAATAGTCGATATAAGCGAAATCATTTTCTTTTATCTATCAATAAAGATGAATGTATTTAAACTTAAACTATTCAAACTCTAGTACTTTTCAAAATAGTTTTATATAAGTAAAGAACTGGAGTTAATAAAACTGCACTTACAACGATGGCTGTTTTTATTGTAAAACCCGTTGCTATATATCCAATCATTGGACCCCCTCCAATTTGACCTATGGCATCTACTTGGCCTTTTACTGAGAAGAATGTTGCACGTGTAGAGGATTCAAGTATGATTTTGTTTAACCATATGTCCTCCAGTGGATACATAACTTTTCTTGTCACTTGAATAACTATATAAAAGGCTAACAATCCAATCACAAATGAGGAAAAAGCAAAGCCAAGCAATGACAGGATTATAAATAAACTTCCTATAAATAGAGCTATATAAATATGTCTAAGATTCTGATGTATAGAACTTCGATTCATTAAATGGAGCGCTACAAAAGAAACAAGTACAATAATGAATTGAATAGCTCCTGTAATCACAACTAACCTCTCTTCAGGCAAAGCCGCTATATTTGATACTTCAAAAAAATGAGACATCCACAATCGATCAAAACCTTCACTATAAACCCCTACAAATAAAGCAATTAAAAATAGCATTCTCATAATGAAGCTAGCTTTAGAATAAAAAATAATTTTGCTCATATTACCTTTCATGTTTTCCCAAGTCGACATTCTTTCTATCTTATTCAGGGGTTTGAAGTTCTCTTCTTTCATAAAGATGATTAAATATACCGCTAACCCAATCATACATAGTCCACCAATAATGATTGGTAAACTAATCATAAAATAACCCGTTACAATACTTAAAGGTATGGCTATGACTTGCCCAAGACTACCGGCCTTTGCCCCTCTTATAAATGCTAATGAAGCACGCTCTTCTCCTATTTCATCTGCAATCCATGCTTGCTGAGAACCACTTGTAAACGTATACCCAATTCCCCATGCGACCTGGGCCAATAGTACAGTTGCAAAATAAGGGAATAGCCCCTCCATTAAAAAACCAATTCCTATTAGAAAGTAACCAATTATTATAGACAACTTTCGACTTTTTAAATCGGAAACTACTCCGGTAGGAATTTCAAAAAGAAATACAGATAGCTCCAAAACTGTTCCCACTAAAACAAGCTGAAATGGATCCAGCATTACAACCTTTACGTGATACAACAAATTCACAGTAAAAATAAAAGTAAAAAATAGTTGTGATAAAAAGCATGTGTAGATGTAAACTTGATATGGATTTCTTGTTCTTATTAAATTCATTTTCTTGCCCCCTCGAATTAATTATAGTGAGGGAATTTACTAAGTTCTTATCCAAATTTGCGGTTATTTACAAAAATATATTCTTCTATTTCAGATATGTTATAGTAAAAGAACAATTGAATAATGTGTAGATTTAGGTGTTCTTTTGCGAAAGCGAATGAACTTAAAAGGGAAGTCGGTGAAAAACCGACGCTGTCCCGCAACTGTAAATGGGAGCAATTCTACTACATCCACTGTAAGTTATTATGGGAAGGATAGAAACGCGATGATCATGAGCCAGGAGACCTGCCTATTTCAAGTACACACCAAAACCCTACGCGGATAGGAGGTGTTAAGTGCAGCTATGAACAAGCAAATGCTTGAAATTGCTGTCGTACGAAAAAACGCAATGAAAACACTGGAGAAATTGACTCTTTTTCAGTGTGCATTTTATTACGTTTCAAACGTTTCGACAACAACTAATTATACTAATAACTAGCATCTTCTTTGAAAAAAGAGGATGCTTTTTTTGTTGAGGAAAGGAACTTTGAAATGACAATTGGCACAAAAGAAGATTATTTAGAGAAATTTAAATATGTATTAATGACAAACTATATAGGAAGCTCATCCACTTCACTTGATTTGATGTTGGAAGCCTTCGAAAGAGAAATTGCTAATATCACAGATATGCGTGAACAGGATAAAACTATGTATACACTTAATTTACAAAAAGCATTTAAACAAATTAAAAGCGAGATTTCAGGAGTTACAGAGGATTAAATAAGAAAAACTGGGCAAATGCCCGGTCCTTTAAATTTAAAACCTTTTTCTAGCGTTTTCAGTAGGCTTTGGACGGACTTGTTACTATATTGATTCTTTAGATAGGTTGGTCACGAAGACATTGCCACACGAGGTG is drawn from Psychrobacillus sp. INOP01 and contains these coding sequences:
- a CDS encoding ketopantoate reductase family protein, which encodes MNITLIGLGAIGSVYGNLLRQVNDVNLRVLVDKERKSRYEAEGVYVNGESIPFVFITPDEVTVPADLIIVSVKYNHLPQAIRDIHNQVGENTMIMSLLNGITSEEEIAFTYGDEKVIYAISNGIDATRENNSVFCSNHGKISFGMKYNKAISQQLLAVKECFESAGIPNEIPVDMEQVLWYKFMINVGINQTSAITQATYGIFQQVSYAKEIAKEAMMEVVQLAQAQNIQLKEGDIDVFFDRIISGLSEEGKPSMLQDIEAGRLTEVPMFSQKVIDLGRKLHVKTPVNELLFRIIKTLESSRDKKK
- a CDS encoding serine hydrolase, which translates into the protein MEELVSKIEKLIAPSKGTWGIVLEDLNSGEKWEHNEQELFYAASVIKVPIMASVYSAVESGDLALTDLIILDGKDYVGGSGVLQHFTPGLSLPLQDIIMLMIIQSDNTATNLLIDLIGVVNIQNAMKEAGMVYSTFYNKLMLSRSNPKGANRIAAVDIATLLHKMATGDLVSDPASGRMVDVMKKQQVRDCLPEKLPSPYSDFDHGMTPWELANKTGWIPGTRHDVGIFYVGDRKFIATILSKDEDDLLSKRIISQIGEEIYKYLQ
- a CDS encoding helix-turn-helix domain-containing protein, whose amino-acid sequence is MRQQLLLIQQVIDYIDNQIKEEIHPENLAKLIGYSPFHFYRIFQQTTGYTVMDYVQKRKLQFALFELLQGEKIIDIALEYGFKTHAGFTKAFKRCFGSPPSLYKLHCPVSLPQKLDLNSLHQKKTGGIVLQPKIISKPPFEVAGKTFDSRLEKVFFTRDAPAFWEQRISSDESIETTLYNLLSPKEHGEYCLNLSGSEYKNSFTYLFAVNYDKGTPIPEGITMLQIKATNYAVFKTPLVNVDQFVASIKGTWRYILEDWLPHSLYEVDEDSYDFEYYDEHCHDWEYEKIYMEIYLPIKERDSLK
- a CDS encoding alpha/beta hydrolase — protein: MKKIESNHFVNHLYIKKQMSRKKTIMIFHGWGSSVHNYKRPAENLSTLGFKIIVPEIIFHDSRSKFENHFLKEVTQKYFWKTIFRSIDEASLLFEELGILKEDTILMGISMGGFIANGIYANGQNFAGLVNINGSGSFLLSEKIFRQNDHRPRLSIAETKEINIYNPIDKIACPSPILLMHGEQDTIVSIEGQKDYFNFLTESDTVHDVIFNIYKNVNHSFSEEMMENLKQWLVKKF
- a CDS encoding MFS transporter codes for the protein MNLIRTRNPYQVYIYTCFLSQLFFTFIFTVNLLYHVKVVMLDPFQLVLVGTVLELSVFLFEIPTGVVSDLKSRKLSIIIGYFLIGIGFLMEGLFPYFATVLLAQVAWGIGYTFTSGSQQAWIADEIGEERASLAFIRGAKAGSLGQVIAIPLSIVTGYFMISLPIIIGGLCMIGLAVYLIIFMKEENFKPLNKIERMSTWENMKGNMSKIIFYSKASFIMRMLFLIALFVGVYSEGFDRLWMSHFFEVSNIAALPEERLVVITGAIQFIIVLVSFVALHLMNRSSIHQNLRHIYIALFIGSLFIILSLLGFAFSSFVIGLLAFYIVIQVTRKVMYPLEDIWLNKIILESSTRATFFSVKGQVDAIGQIGGGPMIGYIATGFTIKTAIVVSAVLLTPVLYLYKTILKSTRV